Proteins found in one Triticum urartu cultivar G1812 chromosome 4, Tu2.1, whole genome shotgun sequence genomic segment:
- the LOC125552337 gene encoding high molecular mass early light-inducible protein HV58, chloroplastic-like, with protein MTTMVALSSFAGATVVGRPASWSPALPRRRALLIRAQTEPDIESTKETTSASTSSPTPTPTPSPVVPKPKPKANPSVWDALAFSGPAPERINGRLAMVGFVAALSVEAARGGGLLDQAGSGAGLGWFLTTAAVFSVASLVPLLQGQSVESKSSGVWSADAELWNGRFAMLGLVALAITEFITGTPFVNV; from the exons ATGACGACCATGGTTGCCTTGAGCTCCTTCGCCGGCGCCACCGTCGTCGGCCGCCCCGCCTCCTGGTCTCCGGCACTGCCGCGTCGGCGCGCCCTCCTCATCAGGGCCCAGACCGAG CCGGATATCGAGTCGACCAAGGAGACGACGAGCGCATCGACATCCTCCCCAACCCCAACCCCGACCCCAAGCCCGGTGGTGCCCAAGCCCAAGCCCAAGGCTAACCcctcggtctgggacgcgctcgCGTTCAGCGGCCCAGCGCCCGAGCGCATCAACGGCCGGCTCGCTATGGTGGGCTTCGTGGCGGCGCTCTCCGTCGAGGCAGCGCGCGGCGGCGGGCTACTCGACCAGGCCGGCAGCGGCGCCGGGCTGGGATGGTTCCTGACAACCGCTGCGGTGTTCTCGGTGGCGTCGCTGGTGCCGCTCCTTCAGGGCCAGAGCGTGGAGAGCAAGTCCAGCGGCGTATGGAGCGCCGACGCCGAGCTATGGAACGGCCGCTTCGCCATGCTCGGCCTCGTCGCACTCGCCATCACCGAGTTCATCACCGGCACGCCTTTCGTCAACGTCTGA